One region of Myxococcus xanthus genomic DNA includes:
- a CDS encoding glycosyltransferase codes for MKVALVHDWLVTHRGGERVLDALCEVLPDADIYTLIHKPGSQSPAIESRRIFTSFLQHIPGIHARYRHFLPLMPKAIESLQLQGKYDLVLSSSHCVAKGLRTPRGTPHLSYVHAPMRYMWDLFDDYFGPGRTGLPVRAAAHAVRPWLRRWDRRTAAGVDRFIANSRHIATKVQRFWGREASVIHPPVSLERFAQVPLEGGGQGGYFLWLGAFAPYKRLDVALEAFRSLDAQLWVVGAGQEAARLSAGSLPENIRFLGNVLDASLPALYRDARALIFTPEEDFGITPLESQAAGRPVIAYGKGGALETVTARTGMFFSEQTPESLAAAVRRFDEWEAGFRPEAARAQAERFGRAHFQSAILREIHAVLGEVLPDSPGPAAGL; via the coding sequence GTGAAGGTTGCCCTGGTCCACGATTGGCTCGTCACCCACCGAGGTGGTGAGCGCGTCCTTGATGCCCTCTGCGAAGTCCTGCCAGACGCGGACATCTACACGCTCATCCACAAGCCGGGCTCCCAGTCGCCGGCCATCGAGTCCCGCCGCATCTTCACGTCCTTCCTTCAGCACATCCCCGGCATCCACGCGCGCTACCGGCACTTCCTGCCGCTGATGCCGAAGGCCATCGAGTCCCTGCAACTCCAGGGGAAGTACGACCTGGTCCTCTCCTCCAGTCACTGCGTGGCCAAGGGCCTGCGCACGCCGCGGGGCACGCCGCACCTGAGCTACGTGCACGCGCCCATGCGGTACATGTGGGATTTGTTCGACGACTATTTCGGCCCCGGACGCACGGGCCTCCCGGTGCGCGCGGCGGCCCATGCCGTCCGGCCCTGGCTGCGCCGGTGGGACCGCCGGACGGCGGCGGGGGTCGATCGTTTCATCGCCAACAGTCGACACATCGCCACCAAGGTGCAGCGCTTCTGGGGCCGCGAGGCGTCGGTCATCCACCCGCCCGTCTCCCTGGAGCGCTTCGCCCAGGTCCCTCTAGAGGGGGGAGGCCAGGGGGGCTACTTCCTCTGGCTGGGGGCCTTCGCGCCGTACAAGCGATTGGACGTGGCGTTGGAGGCGTTCCGAAGCCTGGATGCGCAGCTCTGGGTGGTGGGAGCGGGCCAGGAGGCCGCGCGCCTGAGCGCCGGAAGCCTGCCCGAAAATATTCGCTTCCTTGGCAATGTCTTGGATGCGTCGCTTCCGGCGCTATACCGAGACGCTCGCGCGCTCATCTTCACGCCCGAGGAGGATTTCGGCATCACCCCGCTGGAATCCCAGGCGGCGGGCCGGCCCGTCATCGCCTACGGGAAGGGCGGCGCGCTCGAGACGGTGACGGCGCGGACGGGAATGTTCTTCTCAGAACAGACGCCGGAATCGCTCGCCGCCGCCGTGCGCCGGTTCGACGAATGGGAAGCAGGCTTTCGGCCTGAAGCCGCTCGCGCGCAGGCCGAGCGCTTCGGTCGCGCGCATTTTCAAAGTGCCATTCTTCGAGAGATTCACGCGGTGCTGGGGGAGGTGTTGCCAGATTCCCCAGGCCCCGCAGCGGGACTGTGA
- a CDS encoding glycosyltransferase family 4 protein: MWYAEAVAHVLLDLRMVRGRLHGIARYALELARRMPVLAPDLHFSALVPPEGLAPDLGALTPRMPLHRALAGFLSPLEQPALAADLVKLAPDAFHATSFSLPLFWNGRLVATLHDANHLALADQYTPAQSIYYRVVVGPRAKRATALVTVSEFSRDELAKHLKLSPYRLQVIHNGVDARFQPPTQAEAAAFRERYELPARYVAAVGNAKRFKNLALLKDFAGELPVPVVLLAGKGAVAHELGLHENVVDLEELPEDQMPLFYGAASALLLPSRYEGFGLPALEAMGAGCPVLASDTTALPEVVGNAALRLSPDDAAAWREATLRVLRDDVLSRELVELGRERVARFTWDDCARRTLAVYRRVLEAPAPGGSRGTPRR; this comes from the coding sequence GTGTGGTACGCGGAGGCCGTGGCCCACGTCCTCCTCGACCTGCGCATGGTGCGCGGCCGGCTGCATGGGATTGCCCGTTACGCCCTGGAGCTGGCGCGGCGGATGCCCGTGCTCGCGCCCGACCTGCACTTCTCCGCGTTGGTGCCCCCCGAAGGGCTCGCGCCCGACCTGGGTGCGCTGACGCCGCGCATGCCGCTGCATCGTGCGCTGGCCGGGTTTCTTTCGCCCCTCGAGCAGCCGGCGCTGGCGGCGGACCTGGTGAAGCTGGCGCCGGATGCGTTCCACGCCACGTCCTTTTCACTGCCCCTCTTCTGGAACGGGCGGCTGGTGGCCACTCTCCACGACGCCAATCACCTGGCGCTGGCGGACCAGTACACGCCGGCCCAGTCCATCTACTACCGCGTGGTGGTGGGCCCTCGCGCGAAGCGGGCCACCGCGCTGGTGACGGTGTCCGAGTTCTCGCGCGACGAGCTCGCGAAGCACCTCAAGCTGTCGCCCTACCGCCTCCAGGTGATTCACAACGGGGTGGATGCCCGCTTCCAGCCGCCGACCCAGGCCGAGGCCGCCGCGTTCCGCGAACGGTACGAGCTGCCAGCGCGCTACGTGGCGGCGGTGGGCAACGCCAAACGCTTCAAGAACCTGGCGCTGCTGAAGGATTTCGCCGGGGAGTTGCCGGTGCCCGTGGTGCTGCTGGCGGGCAAGGGCGCGGTGGCGCACGAGCTGGGGCTTCACGAGAACGTGGTCGATTTGGAGGAGCTGCCCGAGGACCAGATGCCGCTGTTCTACGGCGCGGCGTCGGCGCTCCTGCTGCCCTCGCGCTACGAAGGCTTCGGGCTGCCGGCCCTGGAGGCCATGGGCGCGGGCTGCCCGGTGCTGGCGTCGGATACGACGGCCCTGCCCGAGGTCGTGGGCAACGCGGCGTTGAGGCTCTCCCCGGACGACGCGGCGGCGTGGCGTGAAGCGACGCTGCGCGTGCTTCGCGACGACGTGCTGAGCCGGGAGCTGGTGGAGCTGGGCCGGGAGCGCGTGGCGCGCTTCACCTGGGACGACTGTGCCCGGCGCACCCTGGCCGTCTACCGCCGCGTGCTGGAGGCCCCGGCGCCCGGAGGCTCGCGCGGGACGCC
- the wbaP gene encoding undecaprenyl-phosphate galactose phosphotransferase WbaP, with the protein MFSRLQRFYTSIKVVADMVMLALAFVLAYATRFSGIVPVTEGIPPWTDSFFSLLMVLVIFPVTFHQSRLYGTNRSRTNTGEVFEVFKSTITAALILVAVTYFVRERYSRLTLVIFIVYAFALVTCSRLVTRYLVSEIRRRGHNLKSILVIGAGDLGQRVIETVEHHRELGFRVMGVLTLHPEKVGQYVNDVRVIGVVDQVNEVLDSHPVDQVILALPLAGHAHVKALMDKLALRTVDVRVVPDLYQYITLYGGLEEFGGLPIIRLQGDPMEGWSRVAKRAFDILFSLLAILITAPLMAATALAVRLTSRGPMLYRQERMGMDGRTFPILKFRTMCIDAEHGGAMMTCPDDPRRTVIGTFLRKYSLDELPQFFNVLRGDMSLVGPRPERPVFIEEFKRQIPRYHLRHKVKAGITGWAQINGLRGQTCIEKRIEYDLYYIENWSLLMDLKILVRTALGGFLSKNAY; encoded by the coding sequence GTGTTCAGTCGTCTCCAGCGTTTCTACACGTCGATCAAAGTCGTCGCCGACATGGTGATGCTCGCGCTGGCATTCGTCCTCGCGTACGCCACGCGTTTCTCCGGCATCGTGCCCGTCACGGAGGGGATACCTCCCTGGACGGACTCGTTCTTTTCGCTGCTGATGGTGCTCGTCATCTTCCCGGTGACATTCCACCAGTCACGCCTGTACGGCACCAATCGTTCCCGGACGAATACGGGCGAGGTGTTCGAGGTATTCAAGTCGACCATCACCGCGGCGCTCATCCTCGTGGCGGTGACGTACTTCGTTCGCGAGCGCTATTCGCGCCTCACGCTGGTCATCTTCATCGTCTATGCGTTCGCGCTGGTGACCTGCAGCCGGCTGGTGACTCGCTATCTGGTGAGTGAAATCCGGCGCCGGGGCCACAACCTCAAGTCCATCCTCGTCATCGGCGCGGGGGACCTGGGACAGCGGGTCATCGAGACAGTGGAGCACCACCGCGAGCTGGGCTTCCGGGTGATGGGCGTGCTGACGCTGCACCCGGAGAAGGTGGGCCAGTACGTGAATGACGTGCGCGTCATCGGGGTCGTGGACCAGGTGAACGAGGTGCTGGATTCGCACCCGGTGGACCAGGTCATCCTCGCGCTGCCGCTGGCGGGCCACGCCCACGTCAAGGCGCTGATGGACAAGCTGGCCCTGCGCACCGTGGATGTGCGCGTGGTGCCGGACCTGTACCAGTACATCACCCTCTATGGTGGCCTGGAGGAGTTCGGCGGGTTGCCCATCATCCGTCTCCAGGGCGACCCGATGGAGGGCTGGAGCCGGGTGGCCAAGCGGGCCTTCGACATCCTCTTCTCGTTGCTGGCCATCCTCATCACCGCGCCGCTCATGGCCGCCACCGCGCTGGCGGTGCGGCTCACCAGCCGTGGGCCCATGCTCTACCGTCAGGAGCGCATGGGCATGGATGGGCGCACCTTCCCCATCCTCAAGTTCCGCACCATGTGCATCGACGCCGAGCACGGCGGCGCGATGATGACCTGCCCGGACGACCCGCGGCGCACGGTGATTGGCACGTTCCTGCGGAAGTACTCCCTGGACGAGCTCCCTCAGTTTTTCAACGTCCTGCGCGGTGACATGAGCCTGGTAGGGCCGCGCCCGGAGCGCCCCGTCTTCATCGAGGAGTTCAAGCGGCAGATTCCGCGCTACCACCTGCGGCACAAGGTGAAGGCGGGCATCACCGGCTGGGCGCAAATCAACGGCCTGCGCGGCCAGACGTGCATCGAGAAGCGCATCGAGTACGACCTGTACTACATCGAGAACTGGTCGCTGCTGATGGACCTGAAGATTCTCGTGCGCACGGCGCTGGGCGGCTTCCTGTCGAAGAACGCCTACTGA